The following proteins are co-located in the Dyadobacter chenwenxiniae genome:
- a CDS encoding PVC-type heme-binding CxxCH protein, translated as MNFKKTLMLFPAGCLMASLMIASYQHVNLSTFQSSKLDSLYKDLTEAQKRSPKYAVAGLSVTNGLEATLFASEPTITNPTNIDVDHLGRVWVCEAYNYRPAINGNPTKNEGDRILIMEDSDGDGKSDKTTVFYQGKEINSPLGIWVMGNRVVVSQSPYVWLFTDENNDGKADKKEVIFEGVGGEQHDHGMHAFIFGPDGKLYFNFGNEGGHLLDGKGNPVIGKDGRPIDFKKLKQGMVFRCDPDFKNIEVLGNNFRNNYEVAVDSYGTMWQSDNDDDGNKGVRINYVMQYGNYGYTDEVTGAGWRANRTNMEDSVPYRHWHLNDPGVVPNLLQTGSGSPTGMIVYEGTLLPKEFQNQMIHCEPGHNVVRSYPVQKSGAGYTAKIVNVVDGKRDQWFRPSDVCVAPDGSLIVSDWYDPGVGGHQAGDQSRGRLYRIAPANTRYQIPKTDLTTANGAVEALQSPNLSVRYQAWTALNQMGEKTIPSLEKLFKDKKASDRMRARALWLLSKWPASSKKNIDIAIKDANPDMRIAALRAASELKDVDITNYISLLVKDAEPQVRRECALILHHNQSPKAPALWAELALQYDGKDRWYLEALGIGADNQWDSFFKAWQAKAGSNVIATQAGKDIVWRSRGKESVPLLASLAGDPKTDLKSRLRYFRAFDFNPAANEKSMALLQIMKGNSPEQTQVNELALRHLDPSFVKQNAEAMASLKKLLDSSFGTPAYLELVSKYELESENARLLDMAINQSATRTRPAAAMQLMKQGGGKMVWEVIKGADVAKSEGIVSALRGVGSKESLEILQTVALDNQYPAGLRTIAARSLGGTMNGEDQVLALLKDGKLSGEQKAAAVKGLSGAWRKSVKLEAAKYTDGATVAAAKHPQVSELIGMKGDLSKGKQVFTSYCSVCHQVNGEGMDFGPKLSEIGSKLPKEAQYAAIFEPSAGIGFGYEGFEITLKDGSTVSGIVASKTETDLILKFPGGSTQEYKMSQVKSIKQLNDSMMPAGLQDAMSTEELVSLVDYLSGLKKK; from the coding sequence ATGAACTTTAAAAAAACGCTGATGCTGTTTCCGGCGGGATGTCTGATGGCAAGCCTGATGATCGCTTCTTACCAGCACGTTAATCTAAGCACTTTTCAAAGTTCAAAGCTGGACAGCTTGTATAAGGACCTCACAGAAGCACAAAAACGCTCTCCGAAATACGCAGTAGCAGGCCTTTCCGTAACCAACGGACTGGAAGCTACGCTTTTTGCCTCAGAACCAACCATTACCAATCCCACCAACATTGATGTGGACCATTTGGGGCGGGTTTGGGTTTGCGAAGCGTATAATTACCGGCCGGCGATCAATGGTAACCCTACCAAAAATGAGGGTGACCGCATCCTGATCATGGAGGATTCGGATGGCGACGGCAAATCAGATAAAACGACCGTTTTTTATCAGGGCAAAGAAATCAATTCTCCGCTTGGCATCTGGGTGATGGGCAATCGTGTTGTCGTTTCTCAAAGTCCGTATGTTTGGCTTTTTACGGATGAAAACAATGATGGAAAAGCTGATAAAAAGGAAGTTATTTTCGAAGGAGTTGGCGGCGAGCAGCACGACCACGGCATGCACGCATTCATTTTTGGGCCGGATGGGAAGTTATATTTCAATTTTGGAAACGAGGGAGGACATTTATTGGATGGAAAAGGAAATCCTGTGATTGGAAAAGATGGTCGGCCTATTGATTTCAAAAAATTAAAACAGGGAATGGTATTCCGCTGCGATCCCGATTTCAAAAATATTGAGGTTTTGGGTAACAATTTCAGGAACAATTATGAAGTCGCTGTGGATAGTTACGGCACTATGTGGCAGTCAGACAATGATGATGACGGCAACAAAGGCGTGCGCATAAACTATGTAATGCAATATGGCAACTACGGCTATACAGATGAAGTTACGGGCGCCGGCTGGCGTGCAAACCGCACGAATATGGAAGATTCGGTTCCTTATCGCCATTGGCATTTGAATGATCCGGGCGTAGTTCCGAATTTGCTGCAAACAGGCTCAGGGTCGCCTACGGGTATGATTGTGTATGAAGGCACGCTTCTGCCCAAAGAATTTCAAAATCAAATGATCCATTGCGAGCCGGGCCATAATGTGGTTCGTTCTTATCCGGTTCAAAAATCAGGCGCTGGTTATACCGCCAAAATCGTGAATGTGGTTGATGGTAAAAGGGATCAATGGTTCCGCCCGTCCGACGTCTGCGTCGCACCCGATGGCTCCCTCATCGTTTCCGACTGGTATGATCCGGGCGTAGGCGGCCACCAAGCAGGTGACCAAAGCAGGGGCAGGCTATACCGAATTGCACCTGCAAACACACGCTACCAAATCCCGAAGACAGACTTAACAACTGCAAACGGTGCTGTGGAAGCACTGCAAAGCCCGAATCTTTCCGTTCGTTATCAGGCCTGGACGGCTTTGAATCAAATGGGCGAAAAGACAATTCCTTCATTGGAGAAGCTTTTTAAAGACAAAAAAGCAAGCGACCGGATGCGTGCGAGAGCATTATGGTTACTTAGCAAATGGCCTGCTTCCAGCAAAAAGAACATTGATATAGCCATTAAAGACGCTAATCCTGATATGCGGATTGCAGCATTGCGTGCTGCAAGTGAGTTGAAAGATGTGGACATTACCAATTACATTAGTTTGTTGGTCAAAGACGCCGAACCTCAGGTAAGAAGAGAATGCGCATTAATCCTCCATCATAACCAATCTCCAAAAGCACCTGCATTATGGGCTGAGCTTGCATTGCAATACGATGGCAAAGATCGTTGGTATCTGGAAGCATTAGGCATTGGAGCCGACAATCAGTGGGACTCGTTTTTCAAAGCCTGGCAGGCCAAAGCGGGTTCTAATGTAATAGCAACACAGGCTGGAAAAGACATCGTTTGGCGTTCACGCGGCAAAGAATCTGTTCCCTTGCTGGCTTCTCTTGCCGGTGATCCTAAAACCGATCTGAAAAGCAGGCTGCGTTACTTCCGTGCCTTTGACTTTAACCCCGCGGCAAATGAGAAGTCAATGGCCCTTTTGCAAATCATGAAGGGAAATTCTCCTGAACAAACACAGGTAAATGAGCTGGCACTGCGCCATTTGGATCCGTCATTTGTGAAGCAAAATGCGGAAGCAATGGCCTCGCTCAAAAAGTTGCTTGATTCGTCGTTCGGAACGCCTGCATATCTTGAATTGGTAAGCAAGTACGAACTGGAATCGGAAAACGCCAGGTTGCTGGATATGGCGATAAATCAATCTGCAACGAGGACCCGACCGGCCGCGGCAATGCAGTTGATGAAACAAGGAGGCGGAAAAATGGTTTGGGAAGTTATCAAGGGCGCTGATGTTGCCAAAAGCGAGGGGATTGTGTCGGCATTGAGAGGCGTAGGAAGCAAGGAATCATTGGAAATACTGCAAACAGTTGCATTAGATAATCAATATCCGGCTGGCTTACGTACAATTGCTGCGCGGTCTTTGGGTGGAACGATGAATGGTGAAGATCAGGTTTTGGCATTGTTGAAAGACGGCAAGCTAAGCGGCGAGCAGAAAGCCGCGGCTGTAAAAGGGTTAAGCGGAGCATGGAGAAAATCAGTCAAACTCGAAGCCGCAAAATACACCGACGGAGCAACCGTAGCAGCCGCAAAACATCCTCAGGTGAGTGAACTGATCGGAATGAAAGGTGATTTGTCCAAAGGAAAGCAAGTATTTACGTCCTACTGCTCGGTTTGCCATCAGGTAAATGGCGAAGGGATGGATTTTGGTCCGAAACTTTCTGAAATAGGAAGCAAATTGCCCAAAGAGGCGCAGTATGCGGCTATTTTTGAGCCTAGCGCAGGAATTGGCTTTGGTTATGAAGGCTTTGAAATAACATTAAAAGACGGTTCGACCGTCTCAGGAATCGTAGCCAGCAAAACAGAGACCGACTTGATCCTGAAATTCCCGGGCGGCTCAACCCAGGAATATAAAATGTCCCAGGTAAAATCGATCAAACAGCTCAACGATTCCATGATGCCCGCTGGCTTGCAGGACGCCATGAGTACGGAGGAACTGGTTAGTTTGGTTGATTATTTGAGTGGGTTGAAGAAGAAGTAA
- a CDS encoding PVC-type heme-binding CxxCH protein, producing MKQFNFTKSALLIAVNTVLLHFCGFCQLPDSLVVTNHDSVYATLSEPEKRFSRNAVLGLKVADGLEASLFASEPDVINPINIDVDHRGRVWACESYNYRPAVNGKSELGQGDRIVIMEDKDGDGKSDVTKVFYQGPELNAPLGIWVMGNMAVVSQSPYVWLFTDTNGDDKADKKEILFKGIGGAQSDAGVHAFVFGPDGKFYFNFGNAGRQLVDGQDRPLLDKYERPIDFRQFKQGVVFRCDQDFTKVEILAENFRIGFEVAVDSFGTMWQSDQEEPGNGGDRVSYVMENGNFGYIDEMTGASWRLNRTNLEDEIPRRHWHQNDPGVVPNLIETGSGFPMGITVYEGNLLPRRYWEQVLLADAGQQNVSGFPVVNDGAGYKSTGILPIVEGTRDKWFRPTDVCVAPDGSLIISDWYDPIVGSHKMKDRSRGRIFRVAPTGTPYKIPVFDLNIPEQAVQALQSPNLSMRYMAWNACVKHGWQAEPYLEQLFRSISVSPRLRARALWVLNRIEGFNYRSLDIAFREMNPNLRITALRAVRQRNSDPTEYIKRLTADPDPQVRRECALAINHNHTYEALDVWLQLAKQYKGNDRWTVEALSIGAYDQWERIFPAWLSRVGSNPVATNAGKDIVWLARTRQAIPYLTQAASDTSVSFKSRLRYFRAFDFFHAGYEKSQALLNVMTVNSSDRIEVSKLALLHLDKSFVTNSQQGLTALNRLLDETYGTEHYIDLMTRYELESEMDRLFKMALDKSDEVVGRDAGALLLEQAGISYVTQKLGSLNEAKKSALLASIQTVGSPESVYLLRNTALDANESASVRKNAAKYLGASWPGEEAVVKLLREDRVAGDVKEAALLGVKNAFREEIKVQLAPYFPKPEEDKLADPTKADSKKERKRKRRRS from the coding sequence TTGAAACAATTCAATTTTACTAAGTCTGCATTACTAATTGCAGTTAATACCGTTCTTCTCCATTTTTGCGGTTTTTGTCAACTTCCTGATTCATTAGTAGTTACCAATCATGATAGCGTATACGCTACGCTTTCTGAACCTGAAAAGAGATTTTCCCGGAATGCAGTGCTAGGCCTCAAAGTTGCGGATGGCCTGGAAGCATCATTGTTTGCATCAGAACCGGATGTGATCAACCCCATTAATATTGATGTGGATCACCGGGGGCGCGTTTGGGCTTGTGAAAGCTATAATTACCGTCCGGCTGTGAATGGCAAATCGGAGCTTGGCCAAGGTGACCGCATTGTGATCATGGAAGACAAGGATGGTGATGGCAAGTCTGATGTGACCAAGGTTTTCTACCAGGGTCCGGAGCTGAATGCACCTTTGGGCATTTGGGTGATGGGCAATATGGCAGTCGTTTCGCAAAGTCCGTATGTGTGGCTTTTTACAGACACAAACGGCGACGACAAGGCAGATAAAAAAGAAATTTTGTTCAAAGGAATCGGTGGCGCGCAAAGCGATGCCGGTGTTCACGCTTTTGTGTTCGGGCCGGATGGAAAGTTCTATTTCAATTTCGGAAATGCCGGAAGACAGCTTGTGGACGGCCAGGACAGGCCATTGCTCGACAAATACGAAAGGCCCATCGATTTCAGACAATTCAAGCAAGGAGTTGTTTTCAGGTGTGATCAGGATTTTACCAAAGTCGAAATATTAGCAGAAAATTTCCGGATCGGGTTTGAAGTTGCTGTCGATAGTTTCGGAACCATGTGGCAGTCGGATCAGGAAGAGCCTGGGAATGGTGGTGACCGGGTTTCCTATGTGATGGAAAACGGAAATTTTGGCTATATAGATGAAATGACGGGCGCCAGCTGGCGTTTGAACCGTACCAATCTGGAAGACGAAATCCCCCGCAGGCATTGGCACCAGAATGACCCTGGCGTTGTGCCGAATTTGATTGAAACGGGTTCTGGTTTCCCGATGGGTATCACTGTATACGAAGGTAATTTGCTGCCCAGGCGTTACTGGGAGCAGGTTTTGCTCGCAGATGCAGGTCAGCAAAACGTCAGCGGATTTCCGGTTGTTAATGATGGTGCAGGATATAAATCAACAGGCATTCTTCCGATTGTAGAAGGAACGCGTGACAAATGGTTCAGGCCAACGGATGTTTGCGTGGCACCAGACGGCTCGCTCATCATTTCCGACTGGTATGATCCGATCGTTGGTTCGCATAAAATGAAGGACCGGAGCCGTGGCCGGATCTTCCGTGTAGCACCCACAGGCACGCCTTACAAAATTCCTGTCTTCGACTTAAACATTCCTGAACAGGCCGTACAAGCATTGCAAAGCCCCAACTTGTCCATGCGTTATATGGCCTGGAATGCTTGCGTAAAGCATGGCTGGCAAGCTGAACCTTATCTGGAACAGCTTTTTCGCTCCATAAGCGTGAGTCCAAGGTTAAGGGCGCGGGCATTGTGGGTGTTGAACCGCATTGAAGGTTTCAATTACAGGAGCCTTGACATTGCATTCAGGGAAATGAACCCGAATTTGCGCATCACAGCATTGCGTGCGGTCAGGCAACGTAACAGCGATCCTACGGAATACATTAAGCGCCTCACTGCCGATCCCGATCCGCAGGTAAGAAGAGAATGCGCATTGGCAATCAATCACAACCATACTTATGAGGCTTTGGATGTTTGGCTGCAACTCGCTAAGCAGTACAAAGGCAACGACCGTTGGACGGTGGAAGCATTGAGCATTGGTGCTTATGACCAATGGGAGCGGATTTTTCCAGCCTGGCTATCCAGGGTTGGATCAAACCCGGTTGCGACGAATGCGGGCAAAGACATTGTTTGGCTGGCAAGAACCCGGCAAGCGATCCCGTATCTGACGCAGGCAGCTTCGGACACAAGTGTAAGTTTCAAAAGCCGGTTGCGTTACTTCCGGGCGTTTGACTTTTTCCATGCAGGTTACGAAAAGTCACAAGCATTGCTGAACGTGATGACGGTAAATTCGTCAGACCGCATTGAGGTGAGCAAATTGGCATTGCTGCATTTGGATAAATCATTCGTTACCAACTCGCAGCAGGGACTAACCGCATTGAACAGGCTCCTCGATGAAACTTATGGGACGGAACATTACATCGACCTGATGACACGCTACGAGCTGGAATCGGAGATGGACAGGTTGTTTAAAATGGCTTTGGATAAATCCGATGAAGTTGTTGGCCGGGACGCGGGCGCATTGCTGCTCGAGCAAGCGGGCATTTCCTATGTTACCCAAAAGCTTGGAAGCCTGAATGAAGCTAAAAAGTCGGCGCTTTTGGCATCCATACAAACAGTAGGAAGTCCTGAATCGGTTTATTTGCTTCGAAACACTGCTTTGGATGCCAACGAATCGGCATCGGTCCGTAAAAATGCTGCCAAATATCTTGGCGCCAGCTGGCCTGGTGAAGAGGCGGTTGTGAAATTGCTTCGGGAAGACCGTGTGGCCGGGGATGTAAAAGAGGCGGCTTTATTGGGCGTGAAAAATGCATTCAGAGAGGAGATCAAAGTGCAGCTCGCGCCTTATTTTCCAAAGCCTGAGGAAGATAAACTCGCCGATCCTACAAAAGCGGATAGCAAAAAAGAAAGGAAAAGAAAGCGCAGGAGAAGCTAG
- a CDS encoding hydroxypyruvate isomerase family protein, with protein sequence MLRRNFVKSSLGLAGAAIAAGDAFATAPEAKNKFKLKYASHFGMFQNSAGKDVIDQLKFMADQGFMAIEDNGMMGRPVEQQEAIAKEMTRLGMEMGVFVVDKGGNGANTLAAGKQEYIDIFLNGCKKAVEVAKRVNAKWMTVVPGDFERNLPIGVQTGHVIDALRRGAEILEPHGLVMVLEPLSDSPNLFLRTSDQTYEICRGVNSKSCKILYDIYHMQKNEGRLLYNIDRTWSEIDYFQIGDEPGRKEPTTGEINYKNIFKYIYDRSKKENKSFIMGMEHGNFSPGKAGEEALIKAYVESDSFTI encoded by the coding sequence ATGCTCCGCAGAAATTTTGTAAAATCTTCCCTTGGTCTGGCTGGTGCAGCAATTGCAGCAGGAGATGCTTTCGCGACCGCGCCAGAGGCTAAAAATAAATTTAAGCTTAAATACGCATCCCACTTCGGCATGTTTCAGAACAGCGCCGGAAAAGATGTGATTGATCAGCTGAAATTTATGGCTGACCAGGGTTTCATGGCAATAGAAGATAATGGCATGATGGGCAGGCCCGTGGAGCAACAGGAAGCCATTGCCAAAGAAATGACCCGCCTGGGTATGGAAATGGGCGTTTTTGTGGTGGATAAGGGTGGAAACGGAGCCAATACATTAGCAGCAGGCAAGCAGGAATACATTGATATTTTCTTGAATGGCTGTAAAAAAGCAGTCGAAGTCGCCAAGCGCGTCAATGCGAAATGGATGACGGTTGTGCCGGGCGATTTTGAAAGAAATTTACCAATTGGCGTTCAAACCGGTCACGTAATCGATGCATTGCGCAGAGGTGCGGAAATACTGGAGCCGCACGGTTTGGTAATGGTTTTGGAGCCGCTAAGTGATTCGCCAAACCTGTTCCTGAGAACTTCCGACCAGACGTACGAAATATGCCGAGGTGTTAACAGCAAGTCCTGCAAGATCCTCTACGACATTTACCACATGCAGAAAAATGAAGGACGCCTGCTTTACAACATTGACAGGACGTGGAGCGAAATTGATTATTTCCAGATAGGCGATGAACCGGGCCGTAAAGAGCCGACAACAGGTGAAATCAATTACAAAAACATTTTCAAATACATTTACGACCGTAGTAAAAAGGAAAACAAATCCTTCATTATGGGCATGGAGCACGGTAATTTTTCACCAGGCAAAGCAGGAGAAGAAGCGCTTATTAAGGCGTATGTGGAGAGCGATAGTTTTACGATTTAG
- a CDS encoding isoamylase early set domain-containing protein, whose protein sequence is MALTKQFVKSKSVYKVTFTVPAEAAVEAKKVALVGEFNGWNPEEAIELKKQKDGSFKTSLELASGEYQFRYILDDAKWENDWAADKYVAAGVDETAENSVVVL, encoded by the coding sequence ATGGCATTAACAAAGCAATTTGTAAAAAGTAAATCAGTCTACAAAGTAACATTTACAGTTCCCGCAGAAGCAGCAGTTGAAGCAAAAAAAGTTGCATTGGTTGGTGAGTTCAACGGATGGAACCCTGAGGAAGCAATCGAATTGAAAAAGCAAAAAGACGGCTCATTCAAAACCAGTCTTGAACTGGCTTCCGGCGAATATCAATTCCGTTACATTCTTGACGACGCGAAATGGGAAAACGACTGGGCAGCAGACAAATACGTTGCTGCTGGCGTTGACGAGACTGCTGAAAATTCAGTTGTTGTATTGTAA
- a CDS encoding TonB-dependent receptor: MKSLILLLLYTISLPILAQHTLSGKVILEDGSSAAFGASVYINELKTGATADSLGHYKIAGIPNGNYSIRVSFISMPSITEKNVRIEKDLIRDFVLKSGANSLDEVVITGTMKEVSKLDSPVPVDIITAKFIYKNPVPSIFEGLSYVNGVRPQLNCNVCSTGDIHINGLEGPYTMVLIDGMPMVSGLSTVYGLSGIPNSLIERVEIVKGPASTLYGSEAVGGLINIITKNPSKAPIFSADAFSTSWLDYNVDLGVKLTAGSKASALLGVSYFNYQNPIDNNKDGFTDLTLQNRISVFNKWSFNRKNNRQASIAARYYYEDRWGGQMNWNKTFRGGNEVYGESIYTKRFEVLGTYQLPMSEKVTLQYSFSSHNQNSTYGNVIFNADQKIAFAQLLWDKEIGRHNLLFGTPFRYTFYNDNTTATRFLDGKDHPDKILLPGIFIQDEIKAGAHALLLGARYDYNSRHGSIFTPRLAYKYKFNQTDVVRLNVGRGFRIVNLFTEDHAALTGSRQVIVKEALDPEQSWNVNLNVVKKIVTGSSFIGLDASIFYTHFTNRILPDYDTNPNEIIYDNLDGYAVSKGVNLNLDFNFPFPLKIIAGATYMENFQKENGVRFRPVLTEKYTGVWSVSYEFQKSGISFDYTGNIYGPMRLPVLSEEDPRARISPVWSLQNIQVTKKFGNGLEIYGGVKNLLNFTPPANSIARSNDPFDKNVQFDNNGQVIATPDNPYRLTFDPSYVFAPNQGIRGFLGMRYTLR, encoded by the coding sequence ATGAAGTCACTCATACTATTGCTGTTATACACCATCTCTCTGCCCATTCTTGCGCAGCACACACTTTCCGGGAAGGTGATCCTGGAAGACGGCAGCAGTGCAGCATTTGGTGCGTCGGTTTATATTAATGAATTAAAAACCGGTGCAACGGCCGATTCTCTGGGGCATTATAAAATAGCAGGCATACCAAACGGAAACTATTCCATCCGTGTGAGCTTTATCTCCATGCCCTCTATTACGGAGAAGAATGTGCGCATTGAAAAAGACCTGATCCGCGATTTCGTGTTGAAATCCGGTGCGAATTCGTTGGATGAAGTGGTCATTACAGGCACGATGAAAGAGGTTTCCAAATTGGACAGCCCAGTGCCGGTTGACATTATCACGGCAAAATTTATTTACAAAAACCCCGTTCCAAGCATTTTTGAAGGCCTTAGCTATGTAAACGGCGTGCGCCCGCAGCTGAATTGCAATGTTTGCAGTACGGGCGACATCCACATCAACGGACTGGAAGGCCCGTATACGATGGTGCTTATCGATGGCATGCCCATGGTCAGCGGACTTTCCACAGTTTATGGTTTGTCGGGAATCCCAAACAGCCTGATCGAAAGAGTTGAAATTGTAAAAGGCCCGGCTTCAACACTTTATGGCTCGGAAGCGGTCGGTGGCTTGATCAACATTATCACAAAAAATCCTTCCAAAGCGCCTATATTTTCTGCGGATGCATTCAGCACTTCCTGGCTGGATTACAATGTGGACCTGGGCGTGAAATTAACAGCTGGTTCAAAGGCCAGTGCGTTGCTGGGTGTGAGTTATTTCAATTATCAAAATCCCATTGACAACAACAAAGACGGCTTCACGGATCTGACATTACAGAATCGTATTTCAGTTTTCAACAAATGGTCGTTTAACAGAAAAAATAACCGCCAGGCGAGCATCGCAGCACGATACTATTATGAAGATCGCTGGGGCGGGCAGATGAATTGGAACAAGACATTTCGCGGCGGAAACGAAGTTTATGGAGAAAGCATTTATACAAAACGCTTTGAAGTCTTAGGAACTTACCAACTTCCCATGTCCGAAAAAGTAACATTGCAATATTCTTTCAGCTCCCATAACCAGAATTCTACATATGGAAATGTAATTTTTAATGCAGACCAGAAAATTGCATTTGCGCAGCTTTTGTGGGATAAGGAAATTGGCCGCCATAACCTGCTTTTTGGGACACCTTTCCGCTACACATTTTATAATGACAACACCACCGCCACCCGTTTTCTGGACGGCAAAGACCATCCTGACAAAATATTACTTCCCGGAATTTTCATTCAGGACGAGATCAAGGCAGGGGCACATGCATTATTGTTAGGCGCCAGATATGACTATAACAGCCGTCATGGAAGCATTTTCACGCCGAGACTCGCTTATAAATACAAGTTTAACCAAACGGATGTGGTCCGGCTGAATGTGGGCCGTGGATTCAGGATCGTGAACTTGTTTACAGAGGACCATGCAGCGCTGACGGGTTCGCGGCAGGTTATTGTGAAAGAGGCGCTGGATCCGGAACAGAGCTGGAATGTTAATTTAAATGTTGTCAAAAAGATTGTTACCGGGAGTTCGTTTATCGGCCTGGACGCTTCTATTTTTTACACGCATTTTACCAACCGGATTCTCCCTGATTACGACACCAATCCCAACGAGATCATTTACGACAATTTGGATGGTTATGCGGTTTCAAAAGGCGTCAACCTGAACCTCGATTTCAACTTCCCTTTTCCGCTGAAAATTATTGCCGGCGCAACTTACATGGAGAATTTTCAAAAGGAAAATGGCGTCCGTTTCCGTCCTGTGCTGACTGAAAAATATACGGGCGTCTGGTCTGTTTCCTATGAGTTTCAGAAATCCGGCATATCATTTGATTACACCGGAAATATTTATGGCCCTATGCGGCTTCCCGTCCTGAGCGAAGAGGATCCGCGCGCAAGAATTTCGCCGGTTTGGTCGTTACAAAATATACAGGTTACCAAGAAGTTCGGCAACGGTCTGGAAATTTATGGCGGAGTAAAAAACCTACTGAATTTTACGCCTCCCGCCAACTCGATTGCGCGCTCAAACGACCCGTTTGATAAAAATGTGCAGTTTGACAACAACGGTCAGGTGATCGCAACGCCCGATAATCCTTATCGTTTGACGTTTGATCCGTCCTACGTTTTTGCGCCTAATCAAGGCATCAGAGGCTTCCTCGGGATGCGCTATACGTTGCGGTAA
- a CDS encoding DoxX family protein encodes MLKKFLKPIKLPAQADWGVLILRVGFSLLMLTHGYAKLQNLLAGDHSFADPIGIGEELSLYLTIGAEFVCSILVILGLFTRAALIPLIITMIVVSFIVHGADPLADKEHALSFLIAYVTLFLTGPGKMSVDSGLYK; translated from the coding sequence ATGCTGAAAAAATTTTTGAAACCAATTAAGCTTCCGGCGCAGGCAGACTGGGGCGTTCTGATCTTGCGCGTTGGATTTTCGCTGCTCATGCTCACACACGGATATGCGAAGCTGCAAAACCTTTTGGCAGGTGATCATTCGTTTGCAGATCCGATCGGGATCGGTGAGGAGTTGTCGCTTTATCTGACGATAGGCGCAGAGTTTGTTTGCTCAATTCTGGTGATTCTTGGACTGTTTACCAGGGCGGCACTCATTCCATTGATCATCACAATGATCGTGGTTTCCTTTATTGTTCACGGGGCAGATCCGCTAGCCGACAAGGAACATGCACTGTCGTTCCTGATTGCATATGTTACATTGTTTCTGACCGGTCCGGGAAAAATGTCGGTGGATAGTGGTCTTTATAAATAA
- a CDS encoding aldo/keto reductase, whose amino-acid sequence MQNRRFGRSGWQISEIGYGMWGLAGWTGSDRKETDDSLNLAVESGVNFFDTAWGYGEGLSERILGDLIRRYPDRKLYAATKIPPKNRQWPSRPDSSLKDVFPADYIVEYTEKSLKNLGTERIDLLQFHVWEDSWAEEDEWKEAIQKLTQEGKVERWGISVNRWEPDNVLKTLETGLIDAVQVIYNIFDQAPEDNLFPLCKKLDIGVISRVPFDEGTLTGTLTKETTFPADDWRSTYFVPENLNSSVDHAEALKADIPEGMTMPELALRFILNNPDVHTTIPGMRKLPHVRSNVSASDGKLFDPQLAEKLKTHRWDRSPTQWSQ is encoded by the coding sequence ATGCAAAACCGTCGTTTTGGGCGTAGTGGCTGGCAGATCAGCGAAATAGGTTATGGAATGTGGGGACTTGCAGGCTGGACCGGCTCCGACCGCAAAGAAACAGATGACTCGCTTAATCTGGCAGTTGAATCGGGCGTAAATTTCTTTGACACTGCCTGGGGTTACGGCGAGGGCCTGAGCGAGCGCATCCTCGGCGACCTGATCCGCCGTTATCCGGACCGCAAGCTATACGCTGCCACAAAAATCCCGCCAAAAAATCGCCAATGGCCGTCCAGGCCGGACTCTTCCCTGAAAGATGTTTTTCCCGCCGATTACATTGTTGAATACACCGAGAAAAGTCTTAAAAACCTGGGTACGGAACGCATTGACCTGCTTCAATTCCATGTCTGGGAAGATAGCTGGGCAGAGGAAGATGAGTGGAAAGAAGCGATCCAGAAATTGACACAGGAAGGAAAAGTGGAACGTTGGGGCATCAGCGTGAATCGCTGGGAACCGGATAATGTGTTGAAAACACTTGAAACCGGCTTAATAGACGCTGTTCAGGTTATTTACAATATTTTCGACCAGGCGCCGGAAGACAATTTGTTCCCGCTTTGCAAAAAACTGGATATTGGCGTTATTTCCCGCGTTCCGTTTGATGAAGGCACATTGACAGGCACATTAACCAAAGAAACGACATTCCCGGCCGACGACTGGCGTTCCACCTACTTTGTGCCGGAAAACCTGAATTCAAGTGTGGATCATGCCGAAGCGTTAAAAGCAGATATTCCCGAAGGAATGACGATGCCCGAACTCGCATTAAGGTTTATATTGAACAACCCGGACGTGCATACCACCATCCCCGGCATGCGCAAATTGCCGCACGTGAGATCAAATGTGTCGGCAAGTGATGGAAAATTATTTGACCCGCAACTGGCGGAAAAGCTCAAAACCCACCGCTGGGACCGTTCTCCAACCCAATGGTCACAATAG